A part of Brassica rapa cultivar Chiifu-401-42 chromosome A05, CAAS_Brap_v3.01, whole genome shotgun sequence genomic DNA contains:
- the LOC103868256 gene encoding tropinone reductase homolog At2g30670-like, whose translation MFPHLKNVITYVYLIYFASINVIWICGHSYSHAKQNKKMDKRWSLQGMTALVTGGASGIGHAIVEELASFGAIIHVCDISETLLNKSLSIWEKKGFQVSGSICDVSSRPERETLMQTVSKMFDGKLSILVNNVGGIRLKPTTEYVAEDFSFHISTNLESAYHLSQLSHPLLKASGYGSIVMNSSVGGVVSMECGSLYGLSKGAMNQLARSLACEWATDGIRTNSVAPNFILTDMTAPVLGDACYRKSLFSRTPLGRAGEPKEVASLVAFLCLPAASYITGQTICVDGGLTVNGFSYQPKP comes from the exons atGTTTCCACACCTCAAAAACGTCATTACCTACGTATATTTGATATACTTCGCCTCTATAAATGTTATTTGGATCTGTGGTCATTCCTACTCACatgcaaaacaaaacaaaaaaatggatAAAAGATGGAGTCTTCAAGGCATGACTGCTCTTGTAACTGGTGGAGCCAGCGGAATCGG GCATGCCATAGTAGAAGAGCTAGCTAGTTTTGGAGCTATAATCCATGTATGTGACATATCCGAAACACTGCTCAATAAAAGTTTAAGCATATGGGAAAAGAAAGGGTTTCAAGTGAGCGGTTCAATATGTGATGTATCCTCTCGTCCCGAGAGAGAAACACTAATGCAAACCGTCTCAAAGATGTTCGATGGCAAGCTGAGTATTCTT GTGAATAACGTTGGGGGAATTCGCCTTAAACCAACAACAGAATATGTGGCAGAAGATTTCTCGTTCCATATTTCAACAAACTTGGAATCTGCTTATCATCTTAGCCAGCTTTCACATCCTCTTTTAAAGGCTTCTGGATATGGAAGCATTGTTATGAATTCTTCTGTTGGAGGGGTTGTATCTATGGAATGCGGATCCCTCTATGGTTTATCGAAAG GAGCTATGAATCAACTAGCAAGAAGTTTGGCGTGTGAGTGGGCAACTGATGGCATAAGAACCAACTCTGTTGCTCCTAATTTTATCCTCACTGATATGACTGCACCT GTTCTCGGAGACGCTTGTTACAGGAAGAGTTTGTTTAGTAGAACTCCACTTGGTCGCGCTGGAGAGCCAAAAGAGGTTGCATCACTTGTGGCTTTTCTTTGTCTACCTGCAGCTTCATATATTACTGGTCAGACCATTTGTGTTGATGGAGGTCTCACTGTCAATGGTTTCTCCTATCAGCCTAAGCCTTGA
- the LOC103868042 gene encoding serine/threonine-protein phosphatase PP1 — protein MEPAVLDDIIRRLVEFRNTRPGSGKQVHLSEGEIRQLCAVSKDIFLQQPILLELEAPIKICGDIHGQYSDLLRLFEYGGFPPDANYLFLGDYVDRGKQSLETICLLLAYKIKYPENFFLLRGNHECASINRIYGFYDECKRRFNVRLWKIFTDCFNCLPVAALIDDRILCMHGGISPELTSLDQIRSISRPLDIPDSGLVCDLLWSDPSGDVKGWGANDRGVSYTFGADTVAEFLQKNDMDLICRAHQVVEDGYEFFAERQVVTVFSAPNYCGEFDNAGAMMSIDESLMCSFQILKPSDKRSPFQ, from the exons ATGGAACCGGCGGTGCTCGACGATATAATCCGGCGATTGGTTGAGTTTCGGAACACGAGGCCTGGATCGGGGAAACAAGTTCACCTCAGCGAAGGTGAAATCCGACAGCTCTGTGCCGTCTCTAAAGACATCTTTCTCCAACAGCCCATTCTCCTCGAACTCGAAGCTCCCATCAAGATCTGCG GTGATATTCATGGGCAGTACTCAGACCTATTGAGGCTCTTTGAGTACGGAGGTTTCCCTCCCGACGCCAATTATCTCTTCTTAGGTGACTACGTCGACCGCGGCAAGCAAAGCCTTGAAACCATATGCCTTCTCCTAGCTTACAAAATCAAGTACCCTGAGAACTTCTTCTTGCTGAGAGGCAACCATGAGTGCGCCTCCATCAACCGTATCTACGGATTCTACGACGAGTGCAAACGCAGGTTCAACGTCAGGCTCTGGAAAATATTCACGGATTGCTTTAACTGTCTTCCCGTGGCCGCCTTGATCGACGATAGGATACTGTGTATGCACGGCGGGATCTCCCCGGAGCTGACGAGCTTGGACCAGATCAGGAGCATTTCGCGTCCCTTGGATATTCCTGACTCGGGTTTGGTGTGTGATCTACTTTGGTCGGATCCTAGCGGAGACGTCAAAGGCTGGGGAGCGAACGACCGTGGGGTTTCGTATACTTTTGGAGCTGACACGGTTGCGGAGTTTTTGCAGAAGAATGATATGGACCTTATCTGTCGTGCCCACCAG GTTGTTGAAGATGGGTATGAGTTCTTTGCGGAAAGACAGGTTGTTACTGTGTTTTCAGCTCCCAACTATTGCGGAGAGTTTGATAATGCTGGCGCGATGATGAGCATTGATGAGAGCTTGATGTGCTCCTTCCAGATTCTAAAGCCGTCTGATAAGAGATCCCCATTTCAATGA
- the LOC103868043 gene encoding probable protein phosphatase 2C 24: protein MADICYEVLTDASAYESRPLHSGRRQRFPMDKTVAMQEEWEKKNFKRNKLEALTVRNENVSDESPVTEASPRYGVSSVCGRRREMEDAVAIHPSFSSHSEYPQHYFGVYDGHGCSHVAARCRERLHKLVQEELNSDREEEEDEWRNTMERSFTRMDKEVVLLSESVVSANCKCELQTPDCDAVGSTAVVSIITQDKIVVANCGDSRAVLCRNGKPFPLSTDHKPDRPDELDRIEGAGGRVIYWDCPRVLGVLAMSRAIGDNYLKPYVTCEPEVTVTDRTDDDCLILASDGLWDVVSNETACSVARMCLSGGRRRRGTPEQAVETISDKACMEASVLLTKLALARHSSDNVSVVVIDLRRKGHVTGH from the exons ATGGCAGATATATGTTACGAAGTTTTGACCGATGCGTCGGCGTATGAATCAAGACCGTTACATTCAGGGAGGAGGCAGAGGTTTCCGATGGATAAGACGGTGGCGATGCAAGAAGAATGGGAGAAGAAAAACTTTAAGCGTAATAAACTGGAGGCTTTAACGGTGAGAAATGAGAACGTCTCCGATGAGTCTCCGGTGACGGAGGCAAGTCCGAGATACGGCGTTTCTTCGGTGTGCGGTAGAAGAAGAGAGATGGAAGATGCGGTGGCGATTCATCCTTCGTTTTCTTCTCATTCGGAGTATCCTCAACACTACTTCGGTGTCTACGACGGTCATGGTTGTTCCCAC GTTGCAGCCAGGTGTAGGGAGAGACTTCACAAGCTCGTGCAAGAGGAGCTAAACTCTGATAGGGAAGAAGAGGAGGACGAGTGGAGAAACACGATGGAGCGTAGCTTCACTCGCATGGATAAAGAGGTTGTGTTGTTGAGTGAATCAGTCGTGAGTGCGAACTGTAAGTGCGAGCTTCAGACGCCGGATTGTGATGCGGTCGGATCAACCGCCGTCGTGTCTATCATTACGCAGGATAAGATCGTCGTCGCTAACTGCGGCGATTCCAGAGCAGTTCTCTGCCGGAATGGAAAACCATTCCCTCTATCGACAGATCACAAG CCTGACCGTCCAGACGAGTTGGACCGAATCGAAGGAGCTGGAGGACGAGTCATATACTGGGACTGTCCGAGAGTTCTAGGAGTCTTAGCAATGTCACGAGCCATAGGAGACAACTATCTGAAACCTTACGTGACTTGTGAACCGGAGGTAACGGTAACAGACAGGACGGACGATGACTGCCTTATTCTAGCCAGCGACGGTTTATGGGACGTTGTGTCAAACGAGACAGCCTGCTCGGTGGCGCGTATGTGTCTCAGTGGTGGTCGGAGACGGCGAGGTACTCCGGAACAAGCGGTGGAGACGATCTCGGACAAAGCGTGCATGGAAGCGTCAGTATTGCTGACGAAGCTGGCGTTAGCGAGACACAGTAGTGACAACGTGAGTGTCGTTGTGATTGATCTCAGAAGGAAAGGACACGTCACTGGACACTAA